A portion of the Colius striatus isolate bColStr4 chromosome 1, bColStr4.1.hap1, whole genome shotgun sequence genome contains these proteins:
- the AAMDC gene encoding mth938 domain-containing protein, with protein sequence MSSPEIASLSWGQMKVKGCPTTYKDCKVWPGGSRTWDWRETGTNHSPGVQPADLEEVVKKDVKTMVIGRGMSEVLQVPPSTVDYLKKNGIDVVVLQTEKAVEEYNTLAAQGVRVGGVFHSTC encoded by the exons ATGTCTTCCCCTGAAATTGCTTCCCTTTCTTGGGGTCAGATGAAGGTGAAAGGCTGCCCTACAACATACAAGGACTGCAAAGTCTGGCCGGGAGGAAGCCGAACCTGGGATTGGCGAGAAACTGGGACTAAT CATTCTCCAGGAGTGCAACCAGCTGACCTTGAAGAAGTTGTCAAGAAGGATGTTAAAACCATGGTGATTGGCCGTGGCATGAGCGAGGTTTTGCAG GTTCCTCCCTCTACTGTGGACTATCTGAAGAAGAATGGGATCGATGTGGTGGTCTTGCAAACAGAGAAGGCTGTGGAAGAGTACAACACTCTGGCTGCTCAGGGTGTCAGGGTGGGGGGAGTCTTCCATTCCACCTGCTGA